The genome window AAATCTCTTCCCAGCGGTTGCCGCTGTCCATGCCCATTGTCTTGATCAACCCGTGGCCGGCATGGGCGTGAACGTCGATCAGACCGGGCAGAACCACCTTGCCGGTGGCGTCGAGCGTCTCGGCGTTCGGATAGCGCTCCGCGACCTCCGCTGCCGTTCCGACAGCGACGATGCGCCCGTCGGAAATGGCGACGGCGCCGTTCTCGATGATGCGGCGCTCCGGATCGATTGCGATGACGGTTCCGCCGGTGACGATGAGATCAGCCATGGGCGGTCTCCGTGTCGGTGGTGAATGCGGGGAGGTCCGCGACGTCGATCACGCCGTCCTCGCGCATGCGGAAACCGGGATGGTTGCCGGAAAGCCCGATGGCACGATGCGGAATGTAGAGCGTCAGCCATGCCGGGTCGCTTTGCAGCTCCGCATAGGCCTTGCGGTAGAGCGCGGCGCGGGCCTGCGTGTCCGACGTGACGCGTCCCTCGTCGATCAGTGCCTCGATGGCTTCGTTGCGATAGCCCTGCCACCAGGCGCCCGCCGTGCGGGAATCGATCTTCTCGTAGAGCACGCGGAAGGTGGACATCGGGCTGGAATCGAACACGCAGAGATCGCCGATCTCCTTGCGCCGGACCATATGGGCATAGGCCTCGCGGTCCTTGTGGATGCGCACGTCGAAACGAACGTCGATGGCGGCAAGCTGCGCGCCGAGATCGGCGGTGAGCTTTTGCGCCTCGTCCGGCAGTCGCGTGGGGCAGTCGAGCGTCAGCGTCAGTCCGTCGGCATGGCCGGCCTCTGCAAGAAGCGCGCGCGCCGCCGCGACATTCGGACCGGGAACGGGATCGCCGCCGGCGCCGAAGTGGCGCGGACTGACGAACCCGTGCAGCGGATCGGCGGCGCCGTCGAGAACCGTATCGATCAGGGCCTGGCGGTCGACGGCGAGCGAAAGGGCCCGGCGGACGCGGGCGTCCTGCAACGGTCCCTTGGCGGAGTTCAGCAGATAGATGATCGCCACCGGCGCGGTGAAGCGCACCAGCATCGCACCGGCAACCGTGCCGATATGCGGATCGAGCGAATTGGCGACCTGCACGCGCCCGTCGGCCAGCATGCGCGCCCGTTCCTTTGCATCCGTTTCAAGGACGAAGACAAGCGTCTCGTTTTTGGGCGCCGTCGCGAAATGGTCGGGGTTGCGGGTCGCGGTGACACGGTCCTTGCCCGCGCTTTGCAGCCGATAGGGCCCGGTTCCGCAAATGGCGGTCTTGTCGCCGGCGTCGAGCCTGTCGAAGACGGACGGCGCCACGATGAAGCCCTGGACAAGAACGTCGAGGAGATCGGCCATCGGCGCCGTCAGGCGAACGGTGAGCGTCAGGCCGTCGGCCTCGATCTCCGCGCCGCCGAGATACTGCCGCCAGACGGCAGGCGATCCCAGCGTATAGCCCTTGTCCTCGCGGGCCATGCGATGCAGCGACTGCGCGACAGCAGCCGCGTCGCAGGCCGTTCCGTCGTGAAACGCGACGCCGGACCGGATGTCGAAGGTCCATGTGCGGGCATCGTCGCTGACGCGCCAGCCTTCGGCGAGGTGAGCGTGATAGGTCCCGTCGCGACGCTTCACCAATGTGTCGTAGAAGGTCTGGTACAGTGTTAGCTCGTCATTGGCGTCGGTGCAGTCATGCGGATCGCCGAGCGGCAGGCGGGGCAGGGCGATCGTCACGGGGGCGGCGTCAGCATACGTCATTGGGTATCGCGCTCCGGCTCGTCGGTGAGGTGGCAGGCAACCTCTTGTCCGTCGCCCATATCCTTAAGCGTCGGCCGTTCCACCTTGCAGCGCTCGAAGGCGAGCGGGCAGCGCGTGCGGAAGCAGCAGCCGCTCGGCAGGTCGAGCGCCGAGGGCACTTCGCCCGAGAGTTCGATTTCCTCGCGCGGGCGTGTCTTTTCGATCGACGGCGCGGCCGAAAGCAGCGCGCGCGTGTAGGGGTGGCGCGGGGCGGAGAAGAGTTTCTCCCGCGACCCGGTCTCGACCAGGAAGCCGAGATACATCACGCCGATCCGGTCGGCGATGTGATGCACCACCGAAAGATCGTGACTGATGAACAGATAGGCGAGGCCGAACTCGTCGCGCAGGTCCATCATCAGGTTGAGGATCTGCGCCTGGATCGAGACGTCGAGCGCCGACACCGGCTCGTCCGCGATGATCAGTCCCGGATTGACAGAAAGCGCGCGGGCAATGCCGATGCGCTGGCGCTGGCCGCCGGAAAACTGGTGCGGATAGCGCCCGGCATGTTCGGCGTTGAGGCCGACGCGTGCCAGAAGATCCAGCGTCTTTTGCGCGACCTCCTTGCGCGCCGCCCGGCCTTTGGTCTGCTCCAGCAGCGGTTCGGCGACGATATCGCGGACTTTCTGGCGCGGGTTGAGCGATGCAAAGGGATCCTGAAAGATCATCTGCATCCTGGAGCGCACGGGAAGCATCTCGCGTACGCCATAGGCGGAAATGTCCTCGCCCTCGATGCGGATCGCCCCCTGCGACGGGCGATAGATGCGCGCGATGGTCTTGGCGACCGTTGATTTGCCGCATCCGCTTTCCCCGACGAGGGCAACGACCTCGCCGCGATTAACGGTGAGAGACACGCCGTTCACCGCCTTGACCCGCGTGTCGGGGAACCGCAGTCGACCGTCGGTGAACTTCATGCGGTCCAAGAGCGATCCGCCGATACGGAATTCCTGGTGCAGGTTCTCGATCTGGAGCATGGCCGTCATTCTGTTTCCCCTTCCGTCAGCGGGAAATGGCAGGCATGGGCGCGGGCATCGCTCTCGACCAGCGGCGGCTCGGTCTCGCGACACAGGGCGCCGACGCGCGGACAGCGGTCCTGGAAATTGCAGCCCTTCGGAAGATTGCGGATATCAGGCACCGCCCCGGGGATCTGCTTGAGCCGCGCGAGGCGATGCGCCGGGTTGGGAATGCTGTCGATCAGTCCGCGGGTGTAGGGATGCGAGGGACGGCGGATGACATCGTCCGTCGGCCCGCGTTCCACCACCTTGCCGCAGTAGAGCACCGTAATGTTGTCCGCCATTTCCGAGACGACGGCGAGGTCATGCGTCACCAGGATCATGGAGGCGCCGTTCTCGCGGATCTGGCGGCGCATCAGTTTCAGGATCTGGGCCTGGATGGTGACGTCGAGCGCCGTCGTGGGCTCGTCCGCGATCACCAGCTTCGGCTGTGCCAGCATTGCGATGGCGATCACCACGCGCTGGCGCATGCCGCCGGAGAACTGATGCGGATAGGCCTTCAGCCGGTCCGCCGCCCGCGAGATACCGACGTCCTCAAGCACCTCGACGCAGCGCGCCTGGCGCGCGGCCGCATCCATGTCCGAATGCAGACGAAGCATTTCATCCATCTGCTCACCGACAGTGTGCAGCGGGTTGAGCGACGTCATCGGGTCCTGGAAGACCATTGCGATGTCGCGGCCGCGAATGTCGCGGAGCCGGGCGTCGCTCGCGTCCTTCAGGTTCTCGCCGTTGAACTCGATCACGCCGCTCTCGATCCTCCCCGGCGGGTCGATCAACCCGAGGATCGAGAAACCGACGACGGATTTGCCGCCCCCGCTTTCGCCAACAAGCCCCATGATCTCGCCGGACTTGACCGCAAAGCTCACACCGTCGACGGCCTTCACCGTGCCGGAGAAGGTGTGGAACCAGGTGCGGAGATCCTCGACCCTGAGCAGGGCGTCGGACGAGGCGGCGTCCGCCTTTCGTGCTTCGGCCATTATTTCAACCTCGGGTTCAGTTCGTCACGCAGGAAGTCGCCGA of Stappia sp. ES.058 contains these proteins:
- a CDS encoding ABC transporter substrate-binding protein, producing the protein MTYADAAPVTIALPRLPLGDPHDCTDANDELTLYQTFYDTLVKRRDGTYHAHLAEGWRVSDDARTWTFDIRSGVAFHDGTACDAAAVAQSLHRMAREDKGYTLGSPAVWRQYLGGAEIEADGLTLTVRLTAPMADLLDVLVQGFIVAPSVFDRLDAGDKTAICGTGPYRLQSAGKDRVTATRNPDHFATAPKNETLVFVLETDAKERARMLADGRVQVANSLDPHIGTVAGAMLVRFTAPVAIIYLLNSAKGPLQDARVRRALSLAVDRQALIDTVLDGAADPLHGFVSPRHFGAGGDPVPGPNVAAARALLAEAGHADGLTLTLDCPTRLPDEAQKLTADLGAQLAAIDVRFDVRIHKDREAYAHMVRRKEIGDLCVFDSSPMSTFRVLYEKIDSRTAGAWWQGYRNEAIEALIDEGRVTSDTQARAALYRKAYAELQSDPAWLTLYIPHRAIGLSGNHPGFRMREDGVIDVADLPAFTTDTETAHG
- a CDS encoding ABC transporter ATP-binding protein; this encodes MTAMLQIENLHQEFRIGGSLLDRMKFTDGRLRFPDTRVKAVNGVSLTVNRGEVVALVGESGCGKSTVAKTIARIYRPSQGAIRIEGEDISAYGVREMLPVRSRMQMIFQDPFASLNPRQKVRDIVAEPLLEQTKGRAARKEVAQKTLDLLARVGLNAEHAGRYPHQFSGGQRQRIGIARALSVNPGLIIADEPVSALDVSIQAQILNLMMDLRDEFGLAYLFISHDLSVVHHIADRIGVMYLGFLVETGSREKLFSAPRHPYTRALLSAAPSIEKTRPREEIELSGEVPSALDLPSGCCFRTRCPLAFERCKVERPTLKDMGDGQEVACHLTDEPERDTQ
- a CDS encoding ABC transporter ATP-binding protein translates to MAEARKADAASSDALLRVEDLRTWFHTFSGTVKAVDGVSFAVKSGEIMGLVGESGGGKSVVGFSILGLIDPPGRIESGVIEFNGENLKDASDARLRDIRGRDIAMVFQDPMTSLNPLHTVGEQMDEMLRLHSDMDAAARQARCVEVLEDVGISRAADRLKAYPHQFSGGMRQRVVIAIAMLAQPKLVIADEPTTALDVTIQAQILKLMRRQIRENGASMILVTHDLAVVSEMADNITVLYCGKVVERGPTDDVIRRPSHPYTRGLIDSIPNPAHRLARLKQIPGAVPDIRNLPKGCNFQDRCPRVGALCRETEPPLVESDARAHACHFPLTEGETE